A window of Streptomyces sp. DG1A-41 contains these coding sequences:
- a CDS encoding glycosyl hydrolase 115 family protein, which yields MAAVGAAPLLPAAVLPTATAEAAPSARPDFPLLRDGTPADVFVDSADDPAVIRAAGDLVADVERVGGVTPRLLHTVPRQAELLVVVGTIGASPVIDRLVRHRRLDVSRVEGRWEASVTQVVDRPLPGVDRALVIAGSDRRGTVYGVYDTSERIGVSPWYWWADVPVVRRDTVTVPAGPLVRHEPAVRYRGIFVNDEQNLTTWSRRTQEPDKNIGPRTYERVFELLLRLKANYLWPAMHPYSDFFNKHRENPELADRYGIVVGSSHPEAMLRNGVHEWEPWAEEHRNPDGTLPLYDYTVNPAVISDYWRARARQNAGYESSWTIGMRGLHDSALETKYATTIPEKVAVMNDIIADQRRILAEEVGEAAEPQIFIPYKEVLELYNAGVQVPDDVTLIWPDDNHGNMRQLPNEAERRRSGGNGIYYHLSYWGRPRSYLWLDTTQLSKVWQELRRVHDHRADRMWIFNVGDIKSIETGLSFCLDMAWDVDRWGPGNVEDFLVEWAGRQFGRRHGSEIAAIRTEYYRLAAERRPEFIDKSVFSTVHHGDEAERRMSAYEQLLYRVRKLGAKLPEPYRDAFYELVEYPVHGAYLMNLKYYWADRNALAVRQGRGAGTNRSADLAEAAHAEEQAITRRYNAEIAGGKWDGIVNPYPSQIPKAPGRPAVTRVPRQETSGLGLAAEGNETGASRPLSFSSYTRDRRFVDVFNTGFLALQWQAEPSHPWIRLSTAGGELTDQTRVWVEIDWPRAPEGTHHPTLTFTGAGTTAEVPLRVVNDGERARQRARGFVEAHGYVSIDAAHFDRQVERGGARWRVVRGLGRRTAAVEAVPTTAPPITEDLPARSPELRYRVRFTSTGTFPVTVFRLPSLDERGKRRLAITLDDQPPTLLSGQAIATGNRGDAWARNVEEGIEKLTARVTVAEPGEHVLRVFMTDPAITVDQIVIDTGGLPASYLAPPESYHRVFNPGPAVAPGAEAPDQ from the coding sequence ATGGCAGCCGTCGGCGCCGCCCCCCTGCTCCCCGCCGCCGTACTCCCCACCGCCACCGCCGAAGCCGCCCCCTCGGCCCGACCGGACTTCCCGCTGCTCCGTGACGGCACCCCCGCGGACGTGTTCGTGGACTCGGCGGACGACCCCGCCGTGATCCGCGCTGCCGGTGACCTCGTGGCGGACGTGGAGCGGGTCGGCGGCGTCACACCACGGTTGCTGCACACCGTGCCCCGGCAGGCCGAACTCCTGGTCGTGGTGGGGACGATCGGCGCGAGCCCGGTGATCGACCGGCTCGTCCGGCACAGGCGCCTGGACGTCTCCCGGGTCGAGGGCCGCTGGGAGGCGTCCGTCACCCAGGTCGTGGACCGTCCGCTGCCCGGCGTGGACCGCGCCCTGGTCATCGCGGGCAGCGACCGGCGCGGCACCGTCTACGGCGTCTACGACACCTCGGAACGCATCGGCGTCTCGCCCTGGTACTGGTGGGCCGACGTCCCGGTGGTCCGCCGCGACACGGTGACGGTCCCGGCAGGCCCCCTCGTACGCCACGAGCCCGCCGTCCGCTACCGCGGCATCTTCGTCAACGACGAGCAGAACCTCACCACGTGGTCCCGCCGCACCCAGGAGCCGGACAAGAACATCGGCCCCCGCACCTACGAGCGGGTCTTCGAGCTGCTGCTGCGCCTCAAGGCCAACTATCTCTGGCCCGCGATGCACCCGTACTCCGACTTCTTCAACAAGCACCGCGAGAACCCCGAACTGGCCGACCGCTACGGCATCGTGGTCGGCTCCAGCCACCCCGAGGCCATGCTCCGCAACGGCGTGCACGAGTGGGAGCCGTGGGCCGAGGAGCACCGCAACCCCGACGGCACCCTGCCGCTCTACGACTACACGGTGAACCCGGCCGTCATCTCCGACTACTGGCGGGCGCGGGCCCGGCAGAACGCCGGCTACGAGAGCAGCTGGACGATCGGCATGCGCGGCCTGCACGACTCCGCGCTGGAGACGAAGTACGCCACCACGATCCCGGAGAAGGTCGCGGTGATGAACGACATCATCGCCGACCAGCGCCGCATCCTGGCCGAGGAAGTGGGCGAGGCGGCCGAACCGCAGATCTTCATCCCGTACAAGGAGGTCCTGGAGCTGTACAACGCGGGCGTCCAGGTCCCCGACGACGTCACGCTGATCTGGCCGGACGACAACCACGGCAACATGCGCCAGCTCCCGAACGAGGCGGAGCGCCGCCGCTCCGGCGGCAACGGCATCTACTACCACCTCTCCTACTGGGGCCGCCCCAGGAGCTATCTGTGGCTGGACACCACGCAGTTGAGCAAGGTGTGGCAGGAGCTGCGCCGGGTCCACGACCACCGGGCCGACCGGATGTGGATCTTCAACGTCGGTGACATCAAGTCGATCGAGACGGGTCTGTCCTTCTGCCTGGACATGGCGTGGGACGTGGACCGCTGGGGCCCGGGGAACGTCGAGGACTTCCTGGTGGAGTGGGCCGGGCGCCAGTTCGGCAGGCGCCACGGTTCGGAGATCGCCGCCATCCGCACGGAGTACTACCGCCTGGCGGCGGAGCGGCGCCCGGAGTTCATCGACAAGTCGGTCTTCTCCACGGTGCACCACGGGGATGAAGCGGAACGCCGGATGTCCGCCTACGAGCAGTTGCTGTACCGGGTGCGCAAGCTGGGTGCGAAGCTGCCCGAGCCCTACCGCGACGCCTTCTACGAGCTGGTCGAATACCCGGTGCACGGCGCCTACTTGATGAATCTGAAGTACTACTGGGCGGACCGGAACGCGCTCGCCGTCCGCCAGGGGCGCGGCGCGGGCACCAACCGCTCCGCGGATCTGGCCGAGGCCGCGCACGCCGAGGAGCAGGCGATCACCCGCCGCTACAACGCGGAGATCGCGGGCGGCAAATGGGACGGCATCGTCAACCCCTACCCCTCCCAGATCCCGAAGGCCCCGGGCCGCCCGGCCGTCACGCGGGTGCCCCGCCAGGAGACCTCGGGCCTGGGCCTGGCCGCGGAGGGCAACGAAACGGGAGCGAGCCGGCCGCTCTCCTTCTCCTCCTACACCCGCGACCGCCGCTTCGTGGACGTCTTCAACACGGGTTTCCTCGCCCTCCAGTGGCAGGCCGAGCCGAGTCACCCGTGGATCCGGCTGAGCACCGCGGGCGGCGAACTCACCGACCAGACACGGGTATGGGTGGAGATCGACTGGCCACGCGCACCGGAGGGCACCCACCACCCCACGCTGACCTTTACCGGCGCCGGCACGACCGCCGAGGTGCCCCTGCGGGTGGTCAACGACGGCGAACGGGCCCGGCAGCGCGCCCGCGGTTTCGTCGAGGCCCACGGCTACGTGTCGATCGACGCCGCGCATTTCGACCGCCAGGTGGAACGCGGCGGTGCCCGCTGGAGGGTCGTACGCGGACTGGGACGCCGCACGGCCGCTGTCGAGGCGGTCCCCACGACCGCACCACCGATCACCGAGGACCTCCCCGCCCGGTCACCGGAACTGCGCTACCGGGTGCGCTTCACCAGCACCGGCACCTTCCCGGTGACCGTCTTCCGGCTGCCCTCCCTAGACGAGCGGGGCAAGCGCCGACTGGCGATCACCCTCGACGACCAGCCGCCGACGCTCCTGTCCGGCCAGGCGATCGCCACCGGCAACCGGGGTGACGCCTGGGCCCGCAACGTCGAGGAGGGCATCGAGAAGCTGACGGCCCGGGTGACCGTCGCGGAGCCCGGAGAGCATGTGCTGCGGGTGTTCATGACCGACCCCGCGATCACCGTGGACCAGATCGTCATCGACACGGGCGGGCTGCCCGCGAGCTATCTCGCGCCGCCGGAGAGCTACCACCGCGTCTTCAATCCCGGCCCCGCCGTCGCACCGGGCGCGGAGGCACCGGACCAATAG
- a CDS encoding cytochrome P450 gives MSGFVPGPARDWTVGTAPGIFPFIGHGIALVRRPLAFLNSLPGHGDLVEVRLGPQRAWMACHPDLVHQVLRDPRTFDKGGPLYDRLRMLLGDGVGTCRHQDHRRQRRLLQPDFRKARVADQVRLMGDEVESVCRAWRAGQVVDISAAMLDLSTRVVSRVLFSDSLDTATAAQMRRCLATVVRGMFVRTVMPVNALFRVPTLANRRYRHASERLRAIVDAAIAQRRQGTPRDDLLGALLAATRADGGGTVITDQEVHGQVMTLMFAGAESTALCLSSAVELLGRHPEEERRLHSEVDAVLASGQPPGPDELPRLVRTRCVLTETLRHRPPGWLFTRITTRETELAGHRLPQGATVMFSPYLLHHDPALFPDPDRFLPDRWLPGQAVAVPPGAMIPFGAGSRKCIGETLALAEATVAVAFIARHWRLRHLPGYTERLRPAASLGPRGLVMISEPRARRPVATPHRADASTPGTTVVPVVHDSRTAGGNDVHDA, from the coding sequence ATGAGCGGCTTCGTCCCCGGACCAGCCCGAGATTGGACAGTGGGCACTGCTCCAGGCATATTCCCATTCATCGGCCATGGTATCGCCCTGGTCCGTCGGCCGCTGGCCTTTCTGAATTCTTTGCCCGGACACGGGGATCTGGTCGAGGTGCGCCTGGGTCCGCAGCGTGCCTGGATGGCGTGTCACCCCGACTTGGTCCACCAGGTGCTCAGGGACCCTCGCACGTTCGACAAGGGCGGCCCCCTCTACGACAGGTTGCGGATGCTGCTGGGGGACGGCGTCGGCACCTGCCGCCATCAGGATCACCGGCGCCAGCGCAGGCTGCTCCAGCCCGACTTCCGCAAGGCCCGCGTCGCCGACCAAGTGCGCCTGATGGGCGACGAAGTCGAGTCGGTGTGCCGCGCGTGGCGGGCCGGGCAAGTGGTCGACATCAGCGCGGCCATGCTGGACCTGTCCACACGCGTGGTCAGCCGCGTCCTCTTCTCCGACTCGCTCGACACCGCGACGGCCGCCCAGATGCGCAGGTGCCTGGCCACCGTGGTCCGCGGCATGTTCGTCCGGACGGTGATGCCGGTCAACGCCCTGTTCCGCGTTCCCACGCTGGCGAACCGGCGTTACCGGCATGCTTCCGAGCGCCTGCGCGCGATCGTCGACGCGGCCATCGCCCAGCGCCGGCAAGGCACTCCCCGCGACGACCTGCTGGGGGCCCTGCTGGCTGCCACGCGGGCCGACGGCGGGGGAACGGTGATCACCGATCAGGAAGTTCACGGCCAGGTGATGACGCTGATGTTCGCCGGCGCCGAGAGCACCGCCCTGTGCCTCTCCTCCGCCGTGGAGCTCCTGGGGCGGCATCCCGAGGAGGAACGCCGCCTGCACTCCGAAGTCGACGCCGTGCTCGCTTCAGGCCAGCCGCCCGGCCCCGACGAGCTGCCGCGCCTCGTCCGCACCCGGTGCGTCCTCACCGAGACCCTCCGCCACCGCCCGCCCGGCTGGCTCTTCACCCGCATCACCACGCGGGAGACGGAGCTCGCCGGGCACCGTCTCCCGCAGGGCGCCACCGTCATGTTCAGCCCGTACCTCCTGCACCACGACCCGGCCCTGTTCCCCGACCCCGATCGCTTCCTCCCCGACCGCTGGCTACCCGGGCAGGCCGTCGCGGTCCCGCCCGGAGCGATGATTCCGTTCGGTGCGGGCAGCCGGAAATGCATCGGAGAGACACTCGCGCTGGCGGAGGCCACGGTGGCCGTCGCGTTCATCGCCCGCCACTGGCGGCTGCGTCATCTGCCCGGCTACACCGAACGGCTGCGCCCCGCGGCCTCGTTGGGGCCGAGGGGACTGGTGATGATCAGCGAACCGCGAGCGAGGCGGCCGGTGGCCACACCGCATCGGGCGGATGCCAGCACACCCGGGACAACTGTCGTGCCCGTCGTCCACGACTCCCGAACGGCAGGTGGCAATGATGTCCACGACGCATGA
- a CDS encoding (-)-alpha-amorphene synthase — protein sequence MSTTHEEIAAQSGIPVVDLRELIDANLYMPFPFQQNPHASEAAAGVEEWLSTWGLTDDPAVAAMISYTRPAELAAYNGPTMDSGLLQIMTNQIAYQFIFDDRAEDIGRHTPGRLLPMLCESIAILRDGGPPTTPLGAALADLHRQVQQRCTPAQAARWAWNSREYVHGLLYEAVAQTHPAPVGSGLCRSVRSLIAGVEPFYPLCEAAQPCELTPEEIHHPVMRRLSRLSADAAVWIPDLFSAVKEQRAGGVINLALAYQRTHRCSLPVAVTLATRHINNTIREFEELYGELRPELTPSGIGYVEGMAGWIRGCYFWSRIVPRYADSMAAPAVL from the coding sequence ATGTCCACGACGCATGAGGAAATCGCCGCGCAAAGCGGAATTCCGGTCGTCGATCTGAGGGAACTGATCGACGCAAACCTGTACATGCCCTTCCCTTTCCAGCAGAATCCCCATGCGTCCGAAGCGGCGGCAGGCGTCGAGGAATGGCTGAGCACCTGGGGGCTGACCGATGACCCGGCGGTGGCGGCCATGATCTCCTATACGCGCCCCGCCGAACTCGCGGCCTACAACGGTCCGACCATGGATTCCGGGCTCCTGCAGATCATGACCAACCAGATCGCCTACCAGTTCATCTTCGACGACCGCGCGGAGGACATCGGCCGGCACACGCCGGGCCGGCTCCTGCCCATGCTGTGCGAGAGCATCGCGATCCTGCGGGACGGCGGGCCGCCCACCACCCCGCTCGGGGCCGCCCTGGCCGACCTCCATCGACAGGTACAGCAGCGGTGCACACCCGCTCAGGCCGCACGATGGGCCTGGAACAGCCGTGAGTACGTGCACGGCCTGCTGTACGAAGCGGTGGCCCAGACCCACCCCGCCCCGGTGGGAAGCGGGCTGTGCCGGTCCGTCCGCTCCCTCATCGCGGGCGTCGAGCCCTTCTACCCGCTGTGCGAGGCCGCACAGCCGTGCGAACTGACCCCGGAGGAGATCCATCACCCCGTCATGCGACGCCTGAGCCGGCTGTCGGCCGACGCTGCGGTGTGGATACCCGACCTCTTCTCCGCGGTGAAGGAACAGCGGGCCGGCGGCGTGATCAACCTGGCCCTCGCCTACCAGCGGACACACCGGTGCTCCCTGCCGGTGGCCGTCACGCTCGCCACACGGCACATCAACAACACGATCCGCGAGTTCGAGGAGCTCTACGGTGAGCTCAGGCCGGAGTTGACCCCGTCCGGCATCGGCTACGTGGAGGGCATGGCCGGCTGGATCCGCGGTTGCTACTTCTGGTCCCGGATCGTGCCGCGGTACGCGGACTCGATGGCGGCACCCGCGGTGCTCTGA
- a CDS encoding AAA family ATPase yields the protein MTHGLRQPSNEDRPLLERDEELQAVDHALERLRDTVDGLPQVPRGGFLAFTGEAGLGKTTLIAAVRARAAALGCTVFSGKGGESERGMAFRVVRQAMQPILARMSETERRDFLGSWYDIVGAALGLEATDPARMPDPTGVRDGLDWVMTRLTMLNSPVVLLLDDLHWADAESLDWLASFAPRVANLPLLIVVGYRPDELPSDATSFRTLVERHEQRPHVLSPLGEAGVARIIRNEVGEEAEDEFCGACWTATGGSPFETVELAIRLRERKLKGTRDEVPEMHDLAAAVKGPGLIERLKRLGPGTIRFAWAGAVLGGTFSPEVAADLAVLGSEEAVEATEKLRARRILADADEHPRALEFVHPQIATTIYRNIPPGLRVGMHNAAAHAAQTVGSDPTVAARHLLEVPCDGRPEAVACLRAAAREYLRAGAPEAARRVLTRALREPPLAEDRAALLHELACSTFLIEPTATVSHLRQALRERGLDPDLRASIVYRLTQALAHTDRLTEAATVAADEARRATNARVKLRMQADHFVWSAFRADESDSAARSRRLARLADKLPRRGLEERYILGLRAWDALVRGEPRRTALGYAEEALRGGMSWTDENRGFEVPVAVALLFMYCDQPRRAEELFAEGMAECEHMGWRGSHLAQGQTLLGYIRYRRGCLPEAEELVRAGLHTAERVEGAVPAQWFAIGILIQTLLARGRTDDARRLADSYHYGDVVPNAVIFPDPRTVYADLLLAEGRLPQAARLLSKVGDWLEARDWRNPAWCPWQLGLASALARTAPDEAVRHAEDAVKRARDFGAASAIGQALHVQAEVTGGQAALDLHAQAVNHLEQSPAAYELARALVGHGTALARNGQLHDAADRLYQGLEGAVHCGAEGLAARARRELSAAGLRPLPLRYPQTDMLTAQEHKAAEMTALGHPASVVAKDLRLTGQGVRQLLSSVYRKLGTDASGLPDALSNRSRHGR from the coding sequence ATGACCCATGGGCTGCGGCAACCGAGCAACGAAGATCGGCCTCTACTCGAACGCGACGAGGAACTCCAGGCCGTCGACCACGCGTTGGAGAGGCTCCGTGACACCGTCGACGGCCTGCCCCAAGTACCGCGCGGCGGGTTTCTGGCCTTCACCGGTGAGGCCGGGCTGGGTAAGACGACACTCATCGCGGCCGTGCGCGCCCGCGCCGCCGCCCTGGGGTGCACGGTGTTCTCCGGCAAGGGCGGCGAGAGCGAGCGGGGGATGGCGTTCCGCGTCGTCCGCCAGGCCATGCAGCCCATCCTGGCCAGGATGAGCGAGACGGAGCGTCGGGATTTCCTGGGCAGTTGGTACGACATCGTCGGCGCCGCGCTCGGTCTCGAGGCGACCGACCCCGCCCGGATGCCGGACCCGACCGGAGTGCGCGACGGCCTCGACTGGGTCATGACACGCCTGACGATGCTGAACTCGCCTGTCGTTCTGCTCCTGGACGACCTGCACTGGGCCGATGCCGAATCCCTGGACTGGCTCGCCTCCTTCGCGCCCCGGGTCGCGAACCTCCCGCTGCTGATCGTCGTCGGCTACCGGCCCGACGAACTTCCATCCGACGCGACCTCTTTCCGTACGCTCGTCGAACGCCACGAGCAGCGCCCGCACGTGCTGTCCCCGCTCGGCGAGGCCGGAGTGGCGCGGATCATCAGAAACGAAGTGGGCGAGGAAGCCGAGGACGAGTTCTGTGGCGCGTGCTGGACCGCCACCGGCGGAAGCCCCTTCGAGACCGTCGAACTGGCCATCAGACTCCGTGAACGGAAGCTGAAAGGCACCCGGGACGAAGTGCCCGAGATGCATGACCTCGCCGCGGCGGTCAAGGGCCCCGGCCTGATCGAGCGCCTCAAACGGCTCGGTCCGGGCACCATCCGCTTCGCGTGGGCCGGCGCTGTCCTGGGTGGGACCTTCTCACCGGAGGTCGCCGCCGACCTCGCGGTGCTCGGCAGCGAGGAGGCCGTCGAGGCGACCGAGAAGCTGCGCGCCCGGCGCATCCTCGCGGACGCCGACGAGCACCCGCGCGCCCTGGAGTTCGTCCACCCACAGATCGCCACGACCATCTACCGCAACATCCCTCCGGGCCTGCGGGTCGGCATGCACAACGCGGCCGCCCATGCCGCCCAGACGGTCGGGTCCGACCCGACCGTCGCCGCCAGGCACCTGCTGGAGGTGCCCTGCGACGGCCGGCCCGAGGCGGTCGCGTGCCTGCGCGCCGCCGCGCGTGAGTACCTCCGTGCCGGGGCCCCAGAGGCCGCCCGGCGCGTGCTGACCCGAGCACTGCGGGAACCACCCCTTGCCGAGGACCGCGCCGCCCTTCTCCACGAGCTGGCCTGCTCGACCTTCCTGATCGAGCCCACGGCCACAGTCAGCCACCTCCGACAGGCGCTGAGGGAGCGGGGACTCGACCCCGACCTGCGCGCCTCCATCGTCTACCGGCTGACCCAGGCGCTGGCGCACACCGACCGGCTGACCGAGGCCGCGACCGTGGCCGCCGACGAGGCGCGGCGCGCCACCAACGCGCGCGTCAAACTTCGCATGCAGGCTGATCACTTCGTATGGAGCGCGTTCCGCGCCGACGAGTCCGACTCCGCCGCCCGCTCACGCCGACTGGCGCGGCTGGCGGACAAGCTGCCCCGCCGGGGCCTGGAGGAGCGCTACATCCTCGGTCTGCGGGCATGGGACGCCCTCGTGCGCGGCGAGCCGCGGCGGACCGCCCTCGGGTATGCCGAGGAGGCCCTCCGCGGCGGGATGAGCTGGACCGACGAGAACCGCGGCTTCGAGGTGCCCGTCGCGGTCGCCCTGCTGTTCATGTACTGCGACCAGCCACGGCGGGCCGAGGAGCTCTTCGCCGAAGGTATGGCCGAGTGCGAGCACATGGGGTGGCGCGGCTCCCATCTGGCGCAGGGCCAGACGCTCCTGGGCTATATCCGCTACCGCCGTGGCTGCCTGCCCGAGGCGGAAGAACTCGTCCGGGCAGGGCTGCACACCGCCGAGCGCGTCGAAGGAGCGGTACCCGCCCAGTGGTTCGCCATCGGCATTCTCATCCAGACCCTGCTGGCCCGGGGACGGACCGACGACGCGCGCCGGCTCGCCGACAGCTACCACTACGGCGACGTGGTGCCCAACGCCGTCATCTTCCCGGATCCCCGCACGGTGTACGCCGACCTGCTCCTGGCGGAAGGGCGACTCCCTCAGGCGGCGCGGCTGCTGTCCAAGGTCGGGGACTGGCTGGAGGCGCGGGACTGGCGCAACCCCGCGTGGTGCCCCTGGCAGCTCGGGCTGGCCTCGGCACTCGCCCGCACCGCCCCTGACGAGGCGGTCCGCCACGCCGAGGACGCCGTCAAGCGGGCCCGGGACTTCGGCGCGGCGTCCGCGATCGGCCAGGCGCTGCATGTCCAGGCGGAGGTGACGGGCGGGCAGGCGGCACTCGATCTGCACGCACAGGCCGTCAACCATCTGGAGCAGTCGCCCGCCGCGTACGAACTGGCCCGTGCCCTGGTGGGCCACGGCACCGCGCTGGCCCGCAACGGCCAACTGCACGACGCCGCCGACCGGCTCTACCAGGGCCTGGAGGGCGCGGTGCACTGCGGTGCCGAGGGTCTGGCCGCCCGGGCCAGGCGGGAGCTATCCGCCGCGGGACTACGCCCGTTGCCCCTTCGCTACCCGCAGACGGACATGCTGACGGCCCAGGAGCACAAGGCCGCCGAGATGACCGCCCTGGGCCACCCGGCATCCGTGGTCGCGAAGGACCTGCGGCTCACCGGGCAGGGCGTACGGCAACTGCTGTCCTCCGTGTACCGAAAACTCGGCACGGACGCATCCGGCCTCCCCGACGCCCTGTCGAACCGCTCCCGACACGGGCGGTAG
- a CDS encoding GDSL-type esterase/lipase family protein has protein sequence MQTSPRPSTRRALPALLTAVLVACLLSLAGGLPAQAAAGDGSVSDPNIAYVGRWDTSSGTAAVPHWTGAYLQTGFTGTTVKVKARNAVNFYASIDGGPDVFHAGVRGTVNLTPRPLSPGTHTLRLSYRSGDTVFQGLVLDSGARTVAVGAPSGLVEFVGDSITAGALTDRLALDSYAWKTGERLGMRHTQIARSGYCLVARSGCTGLSGQFFRTASTGGADWDFSRYRADAVVINLGTNDIGHGVSGAAFQSAYTTFLRDVRAKYPTAHLFAVQTLKKRYVTETRAAVSARNSAGDARVHYVDTSGWLTDGADYEDGNGHPNEAGHTKFAERLAPVLRARLGSGATVKAAAPGQPGDPNIKFVGRWDTTSSATAYTPYWAGAYYRVGFTGRTVKLKQRGTIDLWARIDNGPVKFYDDVKGTVNLTPTALAAGNHTLQVNYQVVAGSYRGDAVFQGLVLDSGATTFAPPAPAKLVEFVGDSITVGTTTSQNARTAYGWLIGERLGVEHTQIAQGGACLVAAADGCVGLERQFTKLNPNAATPDWNFSRYRADAVVINLGTNDVGHGVSSAQFQSAYVSLLRKVRAAYPQAWIFALETFRGRYVPQTEAAVKAVVDGGDARVSFVDTTGWLGSGDLTDSVHPNDRGHRVIADRLAPVIAARIGA, from the coding sequence GTGCAGACCTCCCCCCGCCCCTCCACCAGACGCGCCCTGCCCGCTCTCCTCACCGCCGTGCTGGTCGCCTGCCTGCTGTCCCTGGCGGGCGGCCTTCCCGCACAGGCCGCGGCGGGGGACGGCTCGGTGTCCGATCCCAACATCGCGTACGTCGGACGCTGGGACACCTCCTCCGGGACCGCGGCCGTGCCCCACTGGACCGGCGCCTACCTCCAGACCGGCTTCACCGGCACCACGGTGAAGGTCAAGGCCAGGAACGCGGTCAACTTCTACGCCAGCATCGACGGCGGCCCCGATGTCTTCCACGCCGGGGTGCGCGGCACGGTGAACCTCACTCCCCGGCCGCTCTCCCCCGGCACCCATACCCTGCGCCTGTCCTACCGCTCCGGTGACACCGTCTTCCAGGGGCTGGTCCTGGACTCCGGTGCGCGGACCGTCGCCGTCGGCGCCCCGTCCGGGCTGGTCGAGTTCGTCGGCGACTCCATCACGGCGGGAGCCCTCACCGACCGGCTGGCGCTGGACTCGTACGCCTGGAAGACCGGCGAGCGGCTGGGGATGCGGCACACGCAGATCGCCCGGTCCGGGTACTGCCTGGTCGCCCGGTCGGGGTGCACCGGTCTGAGCGGGCAGTTCTTCAGGACGGCCAGCACCGGCGGCGCGGACTGGGACTTCTCGCGGTACCGGGCCGACGCGGTCGTCATCAACCTCGGCACCAACGACATCGGGCACGGCGTGTCGGGCGCCGCCTTCCAGTCGGCGTACACCACGTTCCTGCGGGACGTGCGCGCCAAGTACCCCACGGCCCACCTCTTTGCGGTGCAGACGCTGAAGAAGCGCTACGTCACCGAGACCAGGGCCGCCGTCAGCGCCCGCAACAGCGCCGGTGACGCCCGGGTGCACTACGTCGACACCTCGGGCTGGCTCACCGACGGCGCGGACTACGAGGACGGCAACGGGCATCCGAACGAGGCGGGTCACACCAAGTTCGCCGAGCGCCTGGCCCCGGTCCTCCGCGCCCGGCTCGGCAGCGGCGCCACGGTGAAGGCGGCGGCTCCGGGCCAGCCCGGCGACCCGAACATCAAGTTCGTCGGCCGCTGGGACACCACCAGCTCCGCCACCGCCTACACCCCGTACTGGGCCGGCGCCTACTACCGGGTCGGCTTCACCGGCAGGACGGTCAAGCTGAAGCAGCGGGGCACGATCGACCTGTGGGCGCGGATCGACAACGGGCCGGTGAAGTTCTACGACGACGTCAAGGGGACGGTGAACCTGACCCCGACGGCCCTCGCCGCCGGCAATCACACCCTCCAGGTCAACTATCAGGTGGTCGCCGGTTCCTACCGGGGCGACGCGGTGTTCCAGGGGCTGGTCCTGGACAGCGGCGCGACGACCTTCGCACCGCCGGCCCCGGCCAAGCTGGTCGAGTTCGTCGGCGACTCGATCACCGTCGGCACGACGACCTCGCAGAACGCCCGCACCGCGTACGGCTGGCTGATCGGGGAACGGCTGGGCGTCGAGCACACGCAGATCGCCCAGGGCGGGGCGTGCCTGGTGGCCGCGGCGGACGGATGCGTGGGTCTTGAGCGGCAGTTCACCAAGCTCAATCCGAACGCCGCGACGCCCGACTGGAACTTCTCCCGCTACCGGGCCGACGCGGTCGTGATCAACCTCGGCACCAACGACGTCGGGCACGGGGTGAGTTCCGCGCAGTTCCAGTCGGCGTACGTCAGTCTGCTGCGCAAGGTCCGTGCGGCGTATCCGCAGGCGTGGATCTTCGCGCTGGAAACGTTCCGCGGGCGGTACGTCCCGCAGACGGAGGCCGCTGTGAAGGCCGTCGTCGACGGCGGTGACGCGCGGGTCTCCTTCGTCGACACGACCGGCTGGCTGGGCTCGGGCGATCTGACGGACTCGGTGCATCCCAACGACCGGGGGCATCGGGTCATCGCCGACCGGCTGGCGCCGGTCATCGCGGCGAGGATCGGGGCGTAG